Below is a window of Penaeus vannamei isolate JL-2024 chromosome 34, ASM4276789v1, whole genome shotgun sequence DNA.
atatatatatatatatatatatatatatatatatatatatatatatatatatatgtgtgtgtgtgtgtgtgtgtctgtctgcgtgtgtgtgtgtgtgtgtgtattatatatatatatatatatatatatatatatatatatatatatatatatatatatatatatatataatatatatgtatatacatatacatatatacatatatacatttatttatacatacacgcacatatactccccccccatatatatatatatatatatatatatatatatatatatatatatatatatatatatatatatatatatttttgtatatatatatacaaatatgtatatatacatatatatatatatatatatatatatatatatatacatatatatatatatatatatatatatatatatatatatatatatatatatatatatacgtatatattcatatatataaagatatatatttagatgtatacacacacacaaatgtatatatatatatatatatatatatatatatatatatatatatatatatatatatatatatatgtatgtacgtatgtatatacatatatatatatatatatatatatatatatatatatatatatatatatatatgtatatatatatgtatatatacgtgtatatatatatatatatatatatatatatatatatatatatatatatatatatatatatacatatatatatatatatatatatatatatatatatatatataggtatatattcatatatataaagatatatatttagatgtatacacacacacaaatgtgtatatatatatatatatatatatatatatatatatatatatatatatatatatgtatatacatatatatatacacatatatatatatatatatatatatatatatatatatatatatatatatatatatatatatatatgtatatatatatatgtatatatacacgcattatcattattaccatttttaaaattatcattatcattactattattatcataactgttattatcataatggtaattaaggtgacaataatgatgatagcgtgacgttgaggaaggaaggggagggagcagggagggcaggtagggaagggggagggggagtcactGCAACAGGTGCGACGCCGGTCTTGGCCATTCCGAGAAGAGGGTTGCCTGGAGCGCCGCCCGGCATTTCCTGCTGGAGCGAGTCTGGAACCGGCGAGAGCCAGCTTAACGGGCGGCCCGCTTGGAGCCAGGCCAGTCTCTCGACACTGCTCTGCGTGCAAATAACCATCACCGAAAAGAATCATTCCAGAAATAAAGTTAAGCAATTACCCAATCATATAGTCATCTTCACACGAAATATCAAATCACGACCGTTGCATGGCGAACGATATGAGGAACATTTATAAGGGAAaaataaacgatatatatatatatatatatatatatatatatatatatatatatatatatatatatatatatatatatatataccaccaaaTTTGTCAgggcaggtcaagatacagccaaGAAACAATGAAAGAATAATTTCCTAaggaaaacatgttagctgatcttttaaacttatcgggaatcggagaagttacaatatctgaaggcaatctattccaaagtctacaaatagcagtaaaaaagcatctagaaaactgacttgtagacgatcgacttacatcaaatgtcataaACTTGAGGGTCACAGaactggtaattcttgcaggttgataaaaattaggtaaaaacttatagaggggatgtgaattatcggttacaatctagTACAAGATTGAaggagccccaataactctacgatgtccaatgtccaaatttaagtcagataggagaaatttaatggaattaaaagaacgatcaagtaaTTTTAAATGttagtctgcagcagataaccatacaggagaacaatactcaaaatgaggcggaataaaagaaaagaagcacctacatgtaatgtcatcttcatagattttcttgcacttgcgaatgatgcctctttgatgaaattgccttggccatattcctaatatgcaattcaaatgtaagctttgaatctaaggttacacctaagagcttcaggttaatcacttggatgctgaggcaactgtgtTCGAGACCGACTTACAATTATTTCTTTAgacagtaggatttaatttcattccCCACCAAGAGCACCACCATTGAATCATCAataggtctacagtgagactgtcagctactatttgcctagttgccggagaaggaataccagcatagagagaagtatcatcagcatttgccaacattttattaataatgccaaaccacatatcgcttgtataaaaaaaatacagagcaaAGGCCCAAGAACACTACCCCGAGGAACCCCAGAAAACAAaagggaatacgagctaaaattaccatcaacatgaaaacgctgctgcctaccagttaaaaattcaattaaagtacttaaaactttaccaccaacaccaaagactgtaacttaaaataaagcagactgcatttcatgcaccaacataagcagtgcatcattgcagccgagtccctttttAAAACCAAACTgaatctctggaagaaacggtcttaAATGTACAGGAAACGTTAAAAAACcgtggataaaattggtgtaattgaaatgggcctatattcagtcggtgaagactgtagtgggcccttgggaataggggtaacattaccaaaacGCCAGCACTCTGAAAAGGACTTTTTACAAACTAAAAGGCGAAAGTTTACGGCTAAGTTAGGAGCTATTTGGCCATTCAGTATTTttcaaatcaaaggaaacaagctaTTAGGGTcaactccaccatattcatctaattctgattacagatacttgatttcagagaacctgaaaacaaatgaattaaagcatggcaatggaaagttcaatatcttctaaactttgttttgaaataaaacagtCTGCTAataaggtagctttctcaaatggACTATATGCAACACTATCATCAGGTTCCATTAACCCAATAGCCCCGTTtggactcaagaccaaacagagatgctTTAAgcgttgaccaccatttatgaggctgtgaAACCTCTGAGAGAATTTCCCTGAAATGAGCATTacattcagatttagcctccttataaccATTAGCTGCTgtgtttcgcatggcaacataattctcccaacaatgaCGAAGGCGGTTACCAGGCCAGATATTGCAGGCAGCATCTTTGTCCCTATAAACCTGGTGACACCGTttattaaaccatgctttatcatgtgaacgagattgaAAAGTTTTGCTGGGGACAAAcctcgttatgatgtccaacaatagcAAGTTcaaagctttaacaggacaagcAGCATTATAAACATTTCGCCAGTGAtatcaaaagcatggtagacaccattccagttaattctagactttaagaagacttgtctagttagagtaaaatctggtataagaaagtccagctggatcttaaaTGCTAGACTGCAGTagtcggaagaacctattggcgcgatggagtctacatcatTTACCCCTCTCACATGTAAgtaaaagatccaaaagattgccactcctgtgagttgcaccaagGACTAACTGTTCACACCCAACTACATCTGCGAAATCTAaagcagaaatgccatgtcggtctcggtggtgagcattgAAATCACCTATAAATGTAAAGCATGATTTACTATCATTCTgttgaatagaaatgtacgaattcaacaaacaatcataaatgctGTCATCGGAGTTGGGACTTATAAAGTTGGGactataaagactaaaaatgcagaaattattaaaacggctacacactctcacaaccatgtattcgtgacaaccacattcatactttgtaaaacaaCTAGCTTTAAAACCAACCGTAGAATACAAACACAAACCCTGGGCTCGAGACAGAGAATGcctacgtagcaacaagggtttattaaaattaggtaaaagCAACTCTGACGTGTGCTTCATGTCTGAAACCAGACTTTCAGCACACAAATGATGTCAAATTTTGTCAAGATAATtgcaagttcattcaaattcttcatgggaatttgaatgaatattacaaaaagtaaattacaatactttGGACGGCTAGACCAGGATTCAGCTCATTACTAGACAGCAGaacaacaattccacataaaaataacaaaaacaaatttggCCCCCATGGCTACATCGACATTCATGTTTAtaaaaggaaaaggtgaaagtAAGAACAattgtgaaaaaggaaggaaaacaagaactgcagggatgtgccttcctacaatagggagatgactgaattcaggaatgttgggcaATGACATGAACACTCTTATTGAGGACAGACAATAACCAGTGGTGCtcaagtgagaagaattaagCGGGGCATTTCCTCCACACCCTGGTTTCTCAAAGCCCAACCAAGCTGCTCATCCGCTCATAGACCGTGGACAAGTAAGGTTTTGCGAAGATATACCGCTCAGCatggtaaacatatatacatatatgtatacacacgtgtgtgtgtgtgtgtgtgtgtgtgtgtgtgtgtgtgtgtgtgtgtgtgtgtgtgtgtgtgtgtgtgtgtgtgtgtgtgtgtgtgtatgtgcactcacacactcatgtgtgcatatatgtatatatatatgtatacataaatatatgtaaatgcatatatatttatatataaatatgtatgtacacacacacacacacacacacacacacacacacacacacacacacacacacacacacacatatatatatatatatatatatatatatatatatacatatatatatatatatgtatatatatgtatatatatatatgtatatatatacatatatatatatatatatatatatatatatatatatatatatatatatgtgtgtatatatatacatatatatatatatatatatatatatatatatatatatatatatataaatgtgtatatgtatatatatatatatatatatatatatatatatatatatatatatatatatatatgtatatatatatatgtataaatgtgtgtatatatatatataatatatatatatatatatatatatatatatatatatatatataaatgtgtatatatatatatatatatagtatatatatatagatagatagatagatagatagatagatacatagatgtatatgtgtgtgtatgcatgtatacatatgtatatacatacatacaaacatacatatacactgaatactactactactaatactaatatcaatattaataataaggagggtagacagcaatgataataacaataacaataatgaccatgataataccTTGCGGAAATCGTGGAAATcccacgaaacaaaaagaaaaaaaaggaataataggttctcctccccctctttcactcttctcgtTATCTTCCCTTATCctttgcttccttctttcctccttcttattcccaaATTTCCCTTAAggtcactccttccttcctgccttaaGCCctgcctctcatttcctcttcctccttcgctccctcatcccttcccttgctctcccaccctttcttcctctgagtctcctctccctttccctcatccattttctttaagtcttatccgtctccccttccccacccctttctctgtttccttccccgccctccttccttctcctaattttccctcctctacctatctccttcgcctcctccctcggATTGTAGTGTAAAGGATAAATATGCAAAAGATTGGAGGGAAATAGATAACAATTCTAAATGTTCATTTTATTTCAGTTAGATAATATGACCCATAACCATGCATGATAAATATATCACAAACAGTGTTCATCGTCAATCACCATCACAGGTTGAACAAGCACTCGAAGCGTGGCGTGGCCAGCGGAGGGGCCGAAGCGAACACGCACAGCCAATCTTGATTAAATCTCCAGATGGCACACACATTACATAAAGGCTGCAAATAACAACTGAAATGAAAACAAGTACTATTGTACCACCGGCACaatacaaaaagaacaagaaaaggaaacacTCAAAACTCACGAGCAGGTGCAAATATGCTGCTAACGGAAGCACCTTGTTAACAGGTGAGAGGTGAGGGTATACCGCCTTACATGCGCTctacagagtagagagagagcgagtataaACGAAATTCGATTTTGTTAAATTAATATATTAGGAAATATTTATTGATTAATACTAAATCACCAAAGCCAGTCATGTATTAAATGCAATTTATATGTCttttactgtaataataatgataatggtgataataataaggataatagtattagtaaggataataataagagaaatactaAAAACAACGatgcagtaataatggtaacaataattacagGATGGTAATAGAGTTGTTCGTAGTATGTTGCAcgcacgcttgtgtgtgtgtttgtcattctTTGATGTCTGTGCTGCCAATTATCAGCCCCATTTTACGCAAAAAAGTGATTTCAAGTCACATGGGCTATGGGCCCAAGCGTAACCTAACCAGCAAACCGAACAACGAATTGGTTTCGACTTCCCAGCCACAGGCAACATGATTTCAGACGTAAAATGCTGGCGTCTCTGACGGACGAAATACAAGCAGAATCTTAATTTACATGGTAGTAGCAGTGACATTACAtaagataacaaatgataatggtgataataacaatgatgataataataataataatgataatgatgatgataataacaataacaacgacaagataatgatgatgtggtaataatagcagcaacagaaacgctaatgatcataataagataaCTTTGGCCCAATCTATCTTTTTCTACTAAATCACCAACCTTTCTCGTATTTACACACTTTCGTTCTTTGTGGCGCCAGTTTCGTAAGCTTAGGATTTTTTACTTACTACACGCGTGCGAGCGCACGCTCGTCTGTTCACGCACGCTTGCCTCGGGGAAGAGCTGCTCTTGTGCATAAACACccggacgatatatatatatatatatatatatatatatatatatatatatatatatatatatatatatacatacacatacatccatacatatatatatatacatacatacatatatatatatatatatatatatatatatatatatatatatatatatatgtgtgtgtgtgtgtgtgtgtgtgtgtgtgtgtgtgtgtgtgtgtgtgtgtgtgtgtgtgtgtgtgtgtgtgtgtgcgtttgtgtgtgtgcgtttgtgtgtgtacatatctctctctctctctctctctctctctctctctctctctctctctctatatatatatatatatatatatatatatatatatatatatatatagagagagagagagagagagagagagagagagagagagagagagagagagatggagaaggaaaaaaaaaaccgggCTGTTGCTCCTCAGCGCTGCGACATCTCGGACTTCCCGGCGCGGCGGGGAGTTCCTGAGCGAGGAATCCCGACCGCTCTTAAGGCCGCCCCTTAAGGCCGCCCCTTAAGGCCGCCCCTTAAACGGCAACTCGCTCCTGGTGCCACAGTTCCCTCGCGAGGCCCGTGTCGGCCAGACCCTTCGACCGGTGAGtctctattctctttattctGGTTTTACGTTTCTTCCCTTTTGGGCTGGCAATTATTTTATTTCCTTGTATCGGATAAACTGTTTAATTTGATTGAAATTTTGCCAAATCCACAATAtaggcgtatgtgtatgtatacacacacatatgcgtaatgatatgtgcatgtatatatatatgtatatatatatatatatatatatatatatatatatatatatatatatatacatacattatatatatatatatatatatatatatatagatagatagatagatagatagatagatatagatatatacatatatacacatatatgtgtgtgtgcatgcgtgcgtgtgtgcgggcgtgtgtgtatgtgtgcgtttgtgtgtgtatgtatgtgtgtgcatatatatgaaaatacgtatgtgtttatatattttctacatGTTTATGCCCCtgattttctttcgttattatgattccctcttttttccccttgcaTTTCCGCGTTCTTTACGCCACATCTCATATCTGGCATCACTGGGATTTAGATATCAAATAGTCACTGGAGAAAGATAAATCAGTTTCTATTAATGTTGCAACTGATAAAAGCCATAGTATTACAGAGACAGCTTCGTCTCTGTGAGGCGTCCTTTCGACAAACGCATAAACTGATAGAGTAGGATAAAGCAATGTAAATCatattcctttgtatttttttccgcaGCACTGCACAAGCAGTTTAAATCCAGCTTTCGTTCGCACCAGAGAAATTGATGCAAAGAGCTAACACAACAATTGGCACTGCAGAAACCACATAATGGCGGCGTCCGAAAGAACTCACGCCCTCGTCTCTGGCCTTTGCCTCCTCCTGCTGGTGCAGCAAGCGATGTCCCACACCTGGGGGCACCATCGGCCGAGCTACCGTAAGCTGTACGGCGGGTACGGCAGCTACGGAAGGCGAGGCGGCGGATACGGCAGCCACGGGAGGCAAGACGGCGGGTACGGCAGCTCCGCGCCAGCGTTTCCGTCTGCGCATCGTGACGCGGCGCCGAGAGAGCGCGATCAGGGAAGCGAAGGACTTGGCCACGGGGCGGTGGTCATCCCGACGTCCCCGACGAACGAAGGAGTGTTGGGAGCTCCTCCCGTGGCGACGGACGGAGGAAAGGGCCACGTCCACCTGGTAGGCGGCATCGAAGGGCTGGCCGGAGCAGAAGACCTGATTCCCAGCGCGGGATTCCCAGGCGAGGGACCCTTGGCCGCCGCCCCTGGGCTCGGCCAAGGAGTCCGCGTCAGTGACATCGATCTGAGGGGCGGCGCCGCGGGGGCAGAATGAAGGCTGCGATCCCTTGTACAAAGCAACGCTTCGAGGACAAAGCAAAGCGAAACCAACACGATTTGTCAGTCTCATTAAATATTTTCATAACAGTGATCTACTTAACCATCATGTTTATTCGCTGCCGAATGCCTGTGCTTTGAGAAAGAATAGAGGATGTTAGTGATGACAAAGGAATTCGAGGAAAGCAGTCTTATAAGAAAagagtattatcagtattaccatgtGATTAGTAGAAAgctatgaatgaaaatatacatccatgcatatatgggTAATccacaaataataaaacaagagaaaagacaataaatacacacacacacacacacacacacacacacacacacacacacacacacacacacacacatatatatatatatatatatatatatatatgtgtgtatgtatatatatatatatatatatatatatgtatgtatatatatatatatatatatatatatatatatatatatatatatatgtatgtgtgtgtgtgtgtgtgtgtgtgtgtgtgtgtgtgtgtgtgtgtgtgtgtgtgtgtgtgtgtgtgtgtgtgtgcgtgtgtatgtattacattatatcattatatatatatatatatatatatatatatatatatatatatgtgtgtgtgtgtgtgtgtgtgtgtgtgtgtgtgtgtgtgtgtgtgtgtgtgtgtgtgtgtgcgtgtgtgtgtgtgtgcttatatatatatatatatatatatatatatatatatatatatatatatatatatatatatatgtgtgtgtgtgtgtgtgtgtgtgtgtgtgagtgtgtgtgtgtgtgtgtgtgtgtgtatgtgtgtgtgtgtgagtgtgtgtatgtgtgtgtgtgtgtgtgtgtgtgtgagtgtgtgagtgtgtgtgtgtgtgtgtgtgtgtgtgtgtgtgtgtgtgtgtgtgtgtgtgtgtgtgtgtgtgtgtgtgtgtgtgtgtgtgtgtatgtgtgtgtgtgtcatacacacacccacactcagagagagagagagagagagagagagagagagagagagagagagagagagagagagagagataaggagagagagagagagagagagagagagagagagataaggagagagagagataaggagagagagagataaggagagagagagataaggagagagagagataaggagagagagagagagagagagagagagagagagagagagagagagagagagagagagagagagagagagggagggagggagggagggagagagagagagagagagagagagagagagagagagagagagagagagagagaggagagagagagagcgagaaggagagagagagagagaaggagagagagagagagaaggagagtgagagagagaaagaatgaatcacaaacacgaatattAAGGTTCATTTTGAAAACAAATGCTATAAGTATTAACTATATAATTACAAAATTATTTCAACTACCACAATGAACTCAATATTTAATGATATGTGATGGAATGTATAGaatgaatggtgacatgaaaatTCTTTGCAGGTTTCCAGTTCAGAAATGTATGCCACTATCTTTGATTGCATTTAATCATTATTTCGGATTTGCTACAACTTCTgatagaataagatagatagatacccaaATTACCAAACGAAATGAAGTGAACTGAAAGAGGCAGGAAAATCTAAAGTTTCCGACTCTATTCTACAAACTGTGATGGTCGCTCGTGACTATCTAATTCACGAAATCATGCGACTGTCTAAGATTCTACCCAGAAACATGCATGCAACTTTAGGAAGGTGAGAAGGGTGTGATTAAGCGAATCAATATT
It encodes the following:
- the LOC113816771 gene encoding uncharacterized protein: MAASERTHALVSGLCLLLLVQQAMSHTWGHHRPSYRKLYGGYGSYGRRGGGYGSHGRQDGGYGSSAPAFPSAHRDAAPRERDQGSEGLGHGAVVIPTSPTNEGVLGAPPVATDGGKGHVHLVGGIEGLAGAEDLIPSAGFPGEGPLAAAPGLGQGVRVSDIDLRGGAAGAE